One Ignavibacteriales bacterium genomic region harbors:
- a CDS encoding PAP2 family protein → MSKETTNKFARIISTLFVPPAFTIIYFSIFAFEFEIESTKRIATILVALVFGFIAPIVLFLILRNKGKLADQDASIKEERTFPFLIAIVFYLTGLFFMIKFGLNIISIAFWFCYISNTIITIFINKYWKISAHAMGATGPFAAIVFTFGWIGILMLPIVILVGWSRIKLKCHTLPQVLAGSLLAFFSVYVQMSMIVNYLFK, encoded by the coding sequence TTGTCTAAAGAAACCACAAATAAATTTGCAAGAATTATTTCTACACTTTTTGTTCCACCGGCGTTTACAATAATTTATTTTTCCATATTTGCATTTGAGTTTGAAATTGAATCAACTAAACGAATTGCGACAATTTTAGTCGCACTTGTATTTGGATTTATAGCGCCAATTGTACTTTTCTTAATCCTTCGAAATAAAGGTAAACTTGCTGATCAAGATGCATCTATTAAAGAAGAACGAACGTTTCCATTTTTAATTGCGATTGTATTCTATCTCACCGGATTGTTTTTTATGATAAAATTTGGGCTCAATATCATTTCAATCGCTTTTTGGTTTTGTTATATTTCAAACACAATAATTACAATTTTTATTAACAAATATTGGAAAATTAGCGCTCATGCAATGGGTGCAACAGGACCATTTGCTGCTATAGTTTTTACCTTTGGATGGATTGGAATTTTAATGTTACCAATTGTAATACTTGTTGGATGGTCGAGAATTAAATTAAAATGTCATACTTTGCCTCAAGTTTTAGCAGGAAGTTTGCTCGCATTTTTTTCAGTATATGTTCAAATGAGTATGATTGTTAATTATTTGTTTAAATAA
- the lipA gene encoding lipoyl synthase, whose translation MINQHQRTFKEEAEKANKDLGKRPDWLKVRLPIGENYSDVKNLMRKQKLNTVCEEAKCPNISECWNHRTATFMILGDTCTRSCGFCNIKVGIPNELDIEEPKRVVDSVVELNLRHVVITSVNRDELKDGGANIFKECVRLIREQKPDCTIEILIPDFKGETESFEIIMQNPPDILNHNMETVPRLYHAVRPQAKYERSLDLIKWFKSKNLKTKSGIMVGIGEKPEEILDLMRDLVKSGCDILTIGQYLQPTKLHLPVDRFVNPDEFKIYKEEGLKIGFKIVESSPLVRSSYHADEHARAIFNV comes from the coding sequence ATGATAAATCAACATCAACGTACTTTTAAAGAAGAAGCAGAAAAAGCAAATAAAGATTTAGGCAAAAGACCCGATTGGTTAAAAGTTAGATTACCAATTGGTGAAAATTATTCTGATGTAAAAAATCTTATGCGCAAACAAAAACTTAATACAGTTTGCGAAGAAGCTAAATGTCCAAATATTTCAGAATGCTGGAATCATCGCACTGCAACTTTTATGATTCTTGGTGATACTTGCACTCGAAGCTGTGGTTTTTGCAATATTAAAGTTGGAATTCCAAATGAGCTTGATATTGAGGAACCAAAACGTGTTGTGGATTCTGTTGTGGAATTGAATTTACGCCACGTTGTAATAACATCTGTTAATAGAGATGAACTAAAAGACGGTGGTGCAAATATTTTCAAAGAATGTGTTAGATTAATTCGTGAACAAAAACCCGATTGTACTATTGAAATTCTAATTCCCGATTTTAAAGGTGAAACAGAATCCTTTGAGATAATCATGCAAAATCCACCGGATATTTTAAATCATAATATGGAAACTGTTCCAAGACTTTATCACGCTGTTCGCCCCCAAGCGAAGTATGAAAGAAGTTTGGACTTGATAAAATGGTTTAAATCTAAAAATCTCAAAACAAAAAGCGGAATTATGGTTGGTATTGGTGAAAAACCGGAAGAAATTTTAGATTTGATGAGAGATTTAGTTAAAAGTGGATGCGATATTTTAACAATTGGACAATATTTACAGCCAACCAAATTGCATTTACCTGTGGATAGATTTGTTAATCCGGATGAATTTAAAATTTATAAAGAAGAGGGATTAAAAATAGGCTTTAAAATTGTAGAATCATCACCCTTAGTTAGAAGTTCATATCATGCTGACGAACATGCAAGAGCTATTTTTAATGTATGA